A window of the Oryza brachyantha chromosome 5, ObraRS2, whole genome shotgun sequence genome harbors these coding sequences:
- the LOC102708717 gene encoding uncharacterized protein At4g28440-like — MATAVAAAKGGEKPALRKPVFIKVDQLKPGTGGHTLTVKVVSASPVPARGRAGGSGGPAAVGSRPVRIAECLVGDETGVIVFTARNDQVDMLKPGNTAILRNARIDMFKGSMRLAVDKWGRVEVTEPASFTVKEDNNLSLVEYELVNVPE; from the exons atggcgacggcggtggcagcggcgaagggcggcgaGAAGCCGGCGCTGAGGAAGCCGGTGTTCATCAAGGTGGACCAGCTCAAGCCGGGCACCGGCGGCCACACCCTCACCGTCAAGGTCGTCAGCGCGAGCCCTGTCCCcgcccgcggccgcgccgggGGCAGTGGcggcccggccgccgtcgggtCTCGCCCCGTGCGCATCGCGGAGTGCCTCGTCGGCGACGAGACAGGGGTCATCGTCTTCACCGCCCGCAACGACCAAG TCGACATGCTGAAGCCAGGAAATACAGCAATTCTGCGGAATGCGAGAATCGATATGTTCAAGGGCTCGATGAGGCTTGCTGTCGACAAGTGGGGACGTGTGGAGGTTACAGAGCCTGCCAGTTTCACGGTGAAAGAAGACAATAACCTATCGCTTGTTGAGTACGAATTGGTTAACGTGCCGGAGTGA
- the LOC102714740 gene encoding D-amino-acid transaminase, chloroplastic-like, which produces MQGEQGHHGHVPVYASGSEVLEKLQEKWKSTKQQRYPAAMYSSVVGGIILDPSMMVIPIDDHMVHRGHGVFDTAMISDGYLYELDSHLDRLLISAAKAKIGSPFSRETLRAILVQMAAASKCRNGSIKYWLSAGPGDFLLSPKGCTDPAFYAVVIASGGAPAPAAGHPRLREGVRAVTSAVPMKHPFFAAMKSVNYLPNALAMADAEERGAYASVWVDDAGGVAEGPMMNVAFVTRGGDLVVPAFDRVLSGCTAKRVLALAPRLVDAGVLRSVAAVGISAAEARRCAEMMFVGSGLPLLPVVEWDGQPVGDGKVGKVALALSDMLCEDMKTGPERVLVPYDQTS; this is translated from the exons ATGCAAG GTGAGCAGGGTCACCATGGCCATGTCCCTGTCTACGCGTCAGGCTCCGAG gtgCTCGAAAAGCTTCAGGAGAAATGGAAGTCCACGAAGCAGCAGAGATACCCGGCGGCGATGTACTCCAGCGTCGTCGGCGGCATCATCCTCGACCCGTCGATGATGGTCATCCCCATCGACGATCACATGGTCCACAGAGGCCACGGCGTGTTCGACACCGCCATGATTTCTGACGG GTACCTGTATGAGCTGGATTCGCATTTGGATCGGCTGCTGATATCTGCAGCTAAAGCAAAGATCGGCTCTCCGTTCTCCCGCGAAACTCTTCGCGCCATCTTGGTGCAGATGGCGGCTGCGTCCAAGTGCAGGAATGGCTCGATCAAGTACTGGCTCAGCGCCGGCCCCGGCGacttcctcctctcgccgAAGGGGTGCACGGACCCGGCGTTCTACGCCGTCGTCATCGCGtccggcggcgctccggcacCGGCCGCCGGACATCCCCGGCTCAGGGAGGGCGTCAGGGCGGTCACGTCGGCGGTGCCGATGAAGCACCCGTTCTTCGCGGCGATGAAGAGCGTCAACTACCTGCCGAACGCGCTGGCCATGGCGGACGCCGAGGAGCGCGGCGCGTACGCGTCGGTGTGGGTGGACGACGCCGGGGGCGTGGCGGAGGGGCCCATGATGAACGTGGCGTTCGTCACGCGGGGCGGCGACCTCGTGGTGCCGGCGTTCGACAGGGTCCTTAGCGGCTGCACGGCCAAGCGGGTGCTCGCGCTGGCGCCCCGGCTGGTGGACGCCGGCGTGCTCAGGAGCGTCGCCGCGGTGGgcatctccgccgccgaggcgaGGAGGTGCGCCGAGATGATGTTCGTCGGGAGCGGGCTCCCGTTGCTGCCCGTCGTCGAATGGGATGGTCAACCGGTTGGTGATG GTAAAGTGGGGAAAGTCGCTCTCGCGCTGTCAGACATGCTCTGCGAAGACATGAAGACTGGTCCAGAAAGAGTTCTTGTTCCTTATGATCAAACGAGCTAG
- the LOC102708996 gene encoding CASP-like protein BLE3 yields the protein MAKVHRLINAVLRLAAAGAAAAAAVVMVTSRETTSFFGIQMEAKYSYTPSFIFFVVAYAVAAAYSLLVLAVPAGSALSRLALTIDVMLGMVLAGAVAATGAVSDIAKNGNSHAGWLPVCGQIHAYCNHVMAALIAGFVALVLHFAVVLYSLHIVTDVICPLH from the exons ATGGCGAAGGTGCACCGGCTCATCAACGCCGTGCTCcggctcgccgcggcgggggctgcggcggcggcggcggtcgtcaTGGTGACCAGCCGCGAGACCACCAGCTTCTTCGGCATCCAGATGGAGGCCAAGTACTCCTACACACCGTCCTTCAT CTTCTTCGTGGTGGCGTACGCCGTGGCGGCCGCTTACAGCCTGCTCGTCCTGGCCGTGCCGGCCGGGAGTGCCCTCTCCAGATTGGCTCTCACAATAGATGTG ATGCTGGGGATGGTGCTCGCcggagccgtcgccgccaccggcgccgtATCGGACATCGCGAAGAACGGCAACTCGCACGCCGGGTGGCTGCCGGTGTGCGGGCAGATACACGCCTACTGCAACCACGTCATGGCGGCGCTCATCGCCGGCTTCGTCGCCCTGGTCCTCCacttcgccgtcgtcctctACTCCCTCCACATCGTCACCGATGTCATCTGCCCCTTGCATTAA